A stretch of the Cucurbita pepo subsp. pepo cultivar mu-cu-16 chromosome LG16, ASM280686v2, whole genome shotgun sequence genome encodes the following:
- the LOC111777893 gene encoding lysosomal Pro-X carboxypeptidase-like: MSFPMLSSPWLPFILLILSTCVTATQYRIPRLSPFSRTFLPNAKASPVSDDFKTFYYNQTLDHFNYKPESYTRFPHRYVINFKYWGGANSSAPILAYLGAEGPLEGDLNAIGFMTDNALQFGALLVYIEHRYYGKSIPFGSRQEALKNASTLGYFNSAQAIADYAAVLIHLKKKLHAKDCPVIVLGGSYGGMLAAWFRLKYPHVALGALASSAPILYFDDIVPHNGYYSIATKDFREVSESCYETIRDSWSEMEAIASKASGLSILSKEFKTCSPLKSYSQLEDYLWSMYAGAAQYNQPPRYPVTRICDGIDGASSGSGTLGKIAAGVFAYEGKLSCYNLEPRNETETDVGWRWQKCSEMVMPIGADNDTMFPPYTFDLGSFINHCNQLYGVSPRPHWVTTYYGGNDIKLHLQRFGSNIIFSNGLRDPYSSGGVLQSLSDSLLAVHTANGSHCLDILRANETDPQWLVKQRETEVSIIKEWMRKYYADLKESK; the protein is encoded by the exons ATGAGTTTCCCCATGCTTTCATCCCCATGGCTTCCTTTTATACTTCTCATCCTCTCAACCTGTGTCACTGCAACACAGTACAGAATCCCAAGGCTAAGTCCATTTAGCAGAACCTTTCTTCCTAACGCTAAAGCTTCACCTGTTTCTGATGATTTCAAGACATTTTATTACAACCAAACGTTGGATCACTTCAACTACAAGCCTGAGAGCTACACACGCTTCCCTCATAGATATGTAATCAACTTTAAGTATTGGGGCGGCGCAAATTCTAGTGCTCCAATTCTTGCCTACTTGGGCGCTGAAGGGCCACTGGAAGGAGATTTGAACGCTATAGGGTTCATGACTGATAATGCTCTTCAATTTGGTGCTCTTCTTGTTTATATTGAG CATCGATATTATGGGAAATCAATACCTTTTGGATCAAGGCAAGAAGCACTTAAGAACGCTAGCACTCTAGGCTATTTCAACTCGGCTCAAGCGATAGCAGATTATGCAGCTGTTCTTatacatttgaaaaagaaGTTACATGCTAAAGATTGTCCTGTAATTGTCCTTGGTGGGTCATATGGAGGAA TGTTGGCTGCATGGTTCCGTCTGAAATATCCTCATGTTGCACTTGGAGCTCTGGCATCTTCGGCCCCGATTCTTTACTTCGACGATATCGTGCCACATAATGGATACTATTCTATTGCCACCAAGGATTTTAGA GAAGTTAGTGAGAGTTGCTATGAAACTATTCGGGATTCGTGGTCCGAAATGGAAGCCATTGCTTCTAAGGCTAGTGGCCTTTCCATCCTTAGCAAGGAGTTCAAAACATGCAG TCCTCTGAAGAGTTACTCTCAGCTGGAAGACTACTTGTGGTCTATGTATGCGGGTGCAGCCCAATACAACCAACCACCAAGATATCCGGTCACTAGAATCTGTGATGGTATTGATGGAGCTTCTTCTGGAAGTGGGACTCTTGGCAAAATAGCTGCAGGTGTTTTTGCTTATGAAGGAAAGCTATCCTGCTATAATCTTGAGCCCAGAAATGAAACTGAAACCgatgtcggttggagatggCAG AAATGCAGTGAGATGGTGATGCCAATAGGCGCAGACAATGATACTATGTTTCCACCATACACTTTTGACCTTGGAAGCTTCATAAATCACTGCAATCAGTTATACGGCGTCTCTCCCAGGCCTCACTGGGTCACCACCTATTATGGTGGCAAT GACATAAAGCTCCACCTTCAAAGATTTGGCAGCAACATCATTTTCTCCAATGGACTCAGAGATCCGTATAGCAGTGGCGG AGTATTGCAAAGCTTATCAGACAGTCTCCTTGCAGTTCATACAGCCAACG GGTCTCATTGTTTGGACATTTTACGGGCAAATGAAACCGATCCACAATGGTTAGTGAAACAAAGAGAAACAGAAGTTAGCATCATTAAAGAATGGATGAGGAAGTACTATGCTGATCTTAAGGAGTCCAAATAA